TCTCTTTCCAATTTACCTAGCACTTGAAAGAATAATGCACAACACTAAAATACAGACATTTGTATTTTAGTCAAATGTAACACCAAAGGGCATTAGATACTACACATATGAATCGTGCTTTACATAAAGATCAGGTACAGAGCTTGGATTTATATAAGCAATAAGTTAAAGTTGGTGATTTACAAACAGGCTTCCTTTAAATAAGATTTATCCTGGTGTATTTAAATTCAATTCTatttacaaacaacaaaaagcacaatATTCAGACTTCTCAGCAATAAGTTTTGTATAAAATGAAGTATAAACTGGTTACACTTCAAAACTTAAGCCTCTGTTTGAGGTAGAATAAacaaacatatcaaaatataCTTTGTAAGGGGAATTTTAATCAATATACTTTTACGTTATCATTAATCTTTTACAATTCTAAGTTTTCATATTAGGATTAACTGTACTTTGGGAACACTTATTCAGTGACAAAAAAGAGTAGATGTTTTACAACACAGGTGAATAATGTGCTTGTTTCTTCTATCTGTTAAACTATCCTCATTTGTGAAAGTAGAGTTACCTatgtttttctgttcctctttTCAAATGTGGATGTGAGTGGAGAAAATTGTCCTTAGTATGCTTCCATCTTCAGATTAGGTTTCTCCCTGTTTTCTGATGAGCACTGAGCTCTTTCAAGTCAAACTAAGTGTCCAGCCTATTATTCAAAAGTAATATTTCAAAGTTCAGAGATAATGGATGGTGAAAAACACATTAGGTATGTTCTTTCCAGATTGCACTCCCCAGCGTGGCTGCAGCACAAGGAAGAATCTCATGGCTCATGTACTTTACCTTCTGCCTGACAAAGTTTAAGCACTTCTATTTTAGGGTATCCTGGGACAAGGGGATTTTTGCAGTATTTGATATTTGCTTGAGCCTAATTTTCAAactataattttcatatttaagtAAAAGTTATCTTCAAAGTTTTATAGGTATTGTCAATATTCTTAAGAATCGTAAACCAAAGATCTTTCAGAAATGTAGTCTAGTCATAAATGGAGTCAATATTTTGATAACTCatagttgttgtttttcttgtttttgaagcAGATTGAACAAGTTAAAACTGTGTCCAGTAACACTGCTTAGTCTTACAGTAGTAAATTCAAAGACAGTACCTGTTGGCTAGTTTGCTCCTACTGACCTACTGCTTTCTATATTTTGGAAAACTCATAAATGCTGCAAGCCATACCAAAAGTATAAGGAGATTTTGTGATATGcagaatttgaaattttaataagtCAGAATTGCAAACTTGTCCACTGTGCAGAATGCgcaatttataaaatatggtaAATTGAACTTCAAAAAATGTTGATCAAGTATtcttaattaaaatgttaatatattttaggTCTCTCATTTGAATGGATATCCATCGTTACTTAGCAAATGCCTGAATTTACTACTGGTATTAGCAAAACTTGAACATTTATAATCCTGTACAGATGACCAGTGTTTCCTTGATAAAGTTTTCGTATCAGTTCTCTCTGAATGATGTTTTAAAGGATTCTGTGCAACATTTTTAGCTCTGATATTTAAGAAACAGATTATTATATCCTTTAGCAACTTGACAAAGTGATTGATGGCACACACTTCTCCATCAAAGAGATGCTTATTCACATCTACAAAAAGATCAATATGCCCAGAAAGCTCACACAATATTTTCTGTTGAAGATACAATTCCCTTTGTTTAGAAACTAGTTCAGAAATTGCCATTCTTGAATGGGTTCTTACAACTCGCTCACAAATATTTATGACCCGACACAGACTTTCTGAAGGAAAATGCAAACCATTcttctttttaacaaataataGTGACCCAATTTTAGAGGCTTTGAGATCCGATGCAtacagtgcagtgatgcagtcctCACAAGTTAAAAGAGCTGATAACTTGTTTGCAACATAACCAGCATAACAGATGAGATTTCGCCTATGATCTGACAGGTCTAGTAATGCCTCACTTAGTGAACAATGAGACCAGTCTTGACAAATACCCTCTTCGTGAAAGACAGTCTTTGTAACGCTGACACCATACTGACGTTGAACTGTCCAAAGCGCCAAGTCTTTCCTTCGAGCAATTGAAATGTCAAAGATGCTTACTTTGCTTAGAAAAACTTCATCTTGAAATTTGTATCTGGTCTCCAAATTATAGTAAGCTTTCTGGAATGCCATGCAGGTAGGGCTAGAACTTGTTACTAATACCTGCCTAAGCATCTTTAGAAATAATTCCAGATGATCATGACTGAATTTGTAAGTCAGAAGATAAGGAAAAGGCATGACCTTTGGGAAAACATAATTTTGGTAGAGCCATTTTAAGCTCTCAGCATTGAGCAAAAATCCCAGGAATCCTAGTTTTTGCTTACctttaattatttgattattgCTAGTGTCAGATAATGTAACAAAAATAGTCTTGGCTTCAATTAACACGTGGTTTATTTTACTGTAAGTTTCAGGCAACAGAGGCCCTTTAAGTCCCTTTCCATAACAGTTCCTACTATTAAAGATGTCAAACAGATTGTTAATTAAACGTAAAAAATGGATGGTACCAATACAGTTTTGAAAAGGTGGCAGGTCTAAGGATAACAAATATTCTAATGCACTGGCTACACTCTCACTAAAGAGTTGGGTGGCACTATTCACTTTCAGTACATGATTTTTCAAATTTGCAAGTGTACTTGGTATTCTTTCCATATTTGATAATTCCTGTTCCTCCAGTGCCACTAACTCCACGAGGTGCTGCCAATGTGCTATACCATTAATAAACTGAATGCTTTGAAAATTCTGAAATGCATTTCTTATTAATCTTAGCAAGTGGCAAGAGTCAAAGAAGTACGCAATCTGTTGACTAGAAGATGAAGGATGCTGAAATGTACATTTCATGTCGTCTCCATCAATATGTATCCCCAATGCTTTTGCCATCTGAACACTATGTGCTGTGGCATCAGATGTAACAGCCAGAACTGTGATTCCTATGTCACTCAGTTTACCAATAGTCAGACGAAGCAGCTGAGCCTGCAAATATCCAGATGCTCTGTTTACAAAAAAATAACCAAGAGGTGTTCTCCAATGGCCAAAAATACCCACTGCCATTAACAAAACAGTTTCTGAAGCAAGTGGCGTTTCATCAGCATCAAGTTTTCCAAGACCAAAGTCCATAAACCCCTGCAAACTGTGACTGCTAGGATCCCACTGAAGCTGTTGCTTGAGAGGTATACTTTTTATTAACAATGAACAGTATTGATAGAGCTGATCTCCATTCTCTACTCTtcgttgaagaaaag
This DNA window, taken from Pan troglodytes isolate AG18354 chromosome 3, NHGRI_mPanTro3-v2.0_pri, whole genome shotgun sequence, encodes the following:
- the THAP9 gene encoding DNA transposase THAP9 isoform X3 — protein: MLQVSKKRLISVKNYRMIKKRKGLRLIDALVEEKLLSEETECLLRAQFSDFKWELYNWRETDEYSTEMKQFACTLYLCSSKVYDYVRKILKLPHSSILRTWLSKCQPSPGFNSNIFSFLQRRVENGDQLYQYCSLLIKSIPLKQQLQWDPSSHSLQGFMDFGLGKLDADETPLASETVLLMAVGIFGHWRTPLGYFFVNRASGYLQAQLLRLTIGKLSDIGITVLAVTSDATAHSVQMAKALGIHIDGDDMKCTFQHPSSSSQQIAYFFDSCHLLRLIRNAFQNFQSIQFINGIAHWQHLVELVALEEQELSNMERIPSTLANLKNHVLKVNSATQLFSESVASALEYLLSLDLPPFQNCIGTIHFLRLINNLFDIFNSRNCYGKGLKGPLLPETYSKINHVLIEAKTIFVTLSDTSNNQIIKGKQKLGFLGFLLNAESLKWLYQNYVFPKVMPFPYLLTYKFSHDHLELFLKMLRQVLVTSSSPTCMAFQKAYYNLETRYKFQDEVFLSKVSIFDISIARRKDLALWTVQRQYGVSVTKTVFHEEGICQDWSHCSLSEALLDLSDHRRNLICYAGYVANKLSALLTCEDCITALYASDLKASKIGSLLFVKKKNGLHFPSESLCRVINICERVVRTHSRMAISELVSKQRELYLQQKILCELSGHIDLFVDVNKHLFDGEVCAINHFVKLLKDIIICFLNIRAKNVAQNPLKHHSERTDTKTLSRKHWSSVQDYKCSSFANTSSKFRHLLSNDGYPFK
- the THAP9 gene encoding DNA transposase THAP9 isoform X1 gives rise to the protein MESCCRPGWRAVALSWLTATLPPRFKRFSCLSLPSSWDYRFPTDTIQRSKWIRAVNRVDPRSKKIWIPGPGAILCSKHFQESDFESYGIRRKLKKGAVPSVSLYKIPQGVHLKGKARQKILKQPLPDNSQEVATEDHNYSLKTPLTIGAEKLAEVQQMLQVSKKRLISVKNYRMIKKRKGLRLIDALVEEKLLSEETECLLRAQFSDFKWELYNWRETDEYSTEMKQFACTLYLCSSKVYDYVRKILKLPHSSILRTWLSKCQPSPGFNSNIFSFLQRRVENGDQLYQYCSLLIKSIPLKQQLQWDPSSHSLQGFMDFGLGKLDADETPLASETVLLMAVGIFGHWRTPLGYFFVNRASGYLQAQLLRLTIGKLSDIGITVLAVTSDATAHSVQMAKALGIHIDGDDMKCTFQHPSSSSQQIAYFFDSCHLLRLIRNAFQNFQSIQFINGIAHWQHLVELVALEEQELSNMERIPSTLANLKNHVLKVNSATQLFSESVASALEYLLSLDLPPFQNCIGTIHFLRLINNLFDIFNSRNCYGKGLKGPLLPETYSKINHVLIEAKTIFVTLSDTSNNQIIKGKQKLGFLGFLLNAESLKWLYQNYVFPKVMPFPYLLTYKFSHDHLELFLKMLRQVLVTSSSPTCMAFQKAYYNLETRYKFQDEVFLSKVSIFDISIARRKDLALWTVQRQYGVSVTKTVFHEEGICQDWSHCSLSEALLDLSDHRRNLICYAGYVANKLSALLTCEDCITALYASDLKASKIGSLLFVKKKNGLHFPSESLCRVINICERVVRTHSRMAISELVSKQRELYLQQKILCELSGHIDLFVDVNKHLFDGEVCAINHFVKLLKDIIICFLNIRAKNVAQNPLKHHSERTDTKTLSRKHWSSVQDYKCSSFANTSSKFRHLLSNDGYPFK
- the THAP9 gene encoding DNA transposase THAP9 isoform X2, with the protein product MTRSCSAVGCSTRDTVLSRERGLSFHQFPTDTIQRSKWIRAVNRVDPRSKKIWIPGPGAILCSKHFQESDFESYGIRRKLKKGAVPSVSLYKIPQGVHLKGKARQKILKQPLPDNSQEVATEDHNYSLKTPLTIGAEKLAEVQQMLQVSKKRLISVKNYRMIKKRKGLRLIDALVEEKLLSEETECLLRAQFSDFKWELYNWRETDEYSTEMKQFACTLYLCSSKVYDYVRKILKLPHSSILRTWLSKCQPSPGFNSNIFSFLQRRVENGDQLYQYCSLLIKSIPLKQQLQWDPSSHSLQGFMDFGLGKLDADETPLASETVLLMAVGIFGHWRTPLGYFFVNRASGYLQAQLLRLTIGKLSDIGITVLAVTSDATAHSVQMAKALGIHIDGDDMKCTFQHPSSSSQQIAYFFDSCHLLRLIRNAFQNFQSIQFINGIAHWQHLVELVALEEQELSNMERIPSTLANLKNHVLKVNSATQLFSESVASALEYLLSLDLPPFQNCIGTIHFLRLINNLFDIFNSRNCYGKGLKGPLLPETYSKINHVLIEAKTIFVTLSDTSNNQIIKGKQKLGFLGFLLNAESLKWLYQNYVFPKVMPFPYLLTYKFSHDHLELFLKMLRQVLVTSSSPTCMAFQKAYYNLETRYKFQDEVFLSKVSIFDISIARRKDLALWTVQRQYGVSVTKTVFHEEGICQDWSHCSLSEALLDLSDHRRNLICYAGYVANKLSALLTCEDCITALYASDLKASKIGSLLFVKKKNGLHFPSESLCRVINICERVVRTHSRMAISELVSKQRELYLQQKILCELSGHIDLFVDVNKHLFDGEVCAINHFVKLLKDIIICFLNIRAKNVAQNPLKHHSERTDTKTLSRKHWSSVQDYKCSSFANTSSKFRHLLSNDGYPFK